In the Sarcophilus harrisii chromosome 3, mSarHar1.11, whole genome shotgun sequence genome, one interval contains:
- the LOC100927853 gene encoding olfactory receptor 14C36-like, translated as MSNFTTSVTEFLLMGFSDIRELQILYSLLFFLIYSAGLMGNLLIVIITTMDRRLHTPMYFFLRNLSIVDACFISITIPPASINFLVNNREISITGCATQIFLMIVMAYAEFTLLTVMARDRYVAICHPLHYPMIMNPRVCMQMTLTCMFTGLLYAGFHTGLTFQLSFCQSNVINQFFCDIPSLLKISCSETFSNTLSLLVSAVVVGAGCFTFITASYIRIFSTVLKFPVKEDQRKAFSTCVPHILVVSLFLISGNYAYLQPPSDSGSFKDIILSIFYSIIPPFLNPIIYSLRNKQIKEAVRVVMRRKVLLRNKP; from the coding sequence ATGTCTAACTTTACCACCTCCGTGACTGAATTTCTCCTTATGGGGTTTTCTGACATCAGAGAGCTACAGATCTtatattctttgcttttctttctgatttaCTCAGCAGGCCTGATGGGGAATCTCCTCAttgtcatcatcaccaccatGGACAGGAGACTCCACACCCCCATGTACTTTTTCCTTAGGAATCTGTCTATTGTGGATGCCTGCTTCATATCAATAACTATTCCCCCAGCATCCATCAACTTCCTGGTGAACAACAGGGAGATTTCAATTACTGGATGTGCAACGCAGATATTTCTGATGATTGTCATGGCATATGCTGAATTTACTTTGCTCACTGTCATGGCCCGTGATCGCTATGTTGCCATCTGCCACCCACTCCACTACCCTATGATCATGAACCCTCGTGTCTGTATGCAGATGACCTTAACCTGCATGTTCACTGGCCTTTTGTATGCAGGTTTCCATACTGGTTTAACATTTCAATTGTCTTTCTGCCAATCTAATGTGATCAATCAGTTTTTCTGTGATATCCCCTCTCTTCTGAAGATCTCTTGCTCAGAAACATTCAGCAACACACTATCCTTACTTGTCTCTGCTGTGGTGGTTGGGGCTGGCTGCTTTACCTTCATCACTGCATCTTATATTAGAATATTTTCCACTGTACTCAAATTTCCAGTGAAAGAAGACCAAAGAAAAGCCTTCTCTACTTGTGTCCCTCATATCCTTGTAGTTTCTTTGTTCCTTATTTCAGGCAATTATGCATACCTACAACCACCTTCAGATTCTGGGTCCTTTAAAGATATAATCCTTTCAATATTCTATTCCATAATACCTCCCTTTCTGAATCCCATTATATATAGTCTAAGGAATAAGCAGATAAAAGAGGCTGTAAGAGTGGTAATGAGGAGAAAGGTTTTGTTAAGGAATAAACCATAA